In one window of Armatimonadota bacterium DNA:
- a CDS encoding TRAM domain-containing protein, producing MGFLFSLALSLVCAVVFLEISEIYLNLPIVKETQVGAYFVPWYKTAFAVLGLLIGFTLAGVIFRQLVELASNLERIPAPDKVAGVVGLIIGLTLVALLGRFVLPIPRLGPFLVLLLGVACIYLGGSIAMSMKEELSFFMPNLVGTRVGGGAGEPAGSRIKLLDTNVIIDGRIADICRTGFVEGPIYIPGFVLEELHLIADSADSLKRNRGRRGLDILNHMQDELKMLVQVYDRYEIPLSANEGVDMKLVKLAKDLDAAIVTNDFNLNKVAQLQGIAVLNVNELANAVKPVVLPGEEMSVTVVKEGKEVNQGVAYLDDGTMVVVEDGKRHIGETLPVVVTSVLQTVAGKMIFGNLRADATAEEGRSGRNSRADSGGRFRRKTRSAQD from the coding sequence ATGGGGTTTCTTTTCAGCCTCGCCTTGAGTCTGGTCTGTGCCGTAGTGTTCCTCGAGATATCGGAGATCTACCTCAACCTGCCGATTGTCAAGGAAACGCAAGTTGGAGCGTATTTTGTGCCCTGGTACAAGACGGCGTTCGCCGTCCTCGGTTTGCTCATTGGCTTCACCCTAGCGGGGGTGATCTTCCGCCAGTTGGTGGAATTGGCATCCAATCTCGAGCGCATCCCGGCGCCTGATAAGGTCGCCGGCGTGGTAGGCCTGATTATCGGCCTGACGCTCGTCGCCTTGCTCGGCAGATTCGTGCTCCCCATTCCCAGGCTGGGACCTTTTCTCGTGCTGCTCCTCGGGGTCGCGTGCATCTACCTCGGCGGTAGTATCGCGATGAGCATGAAAGAGGAGCTGTCGTTCTTCATGCCCAACCTGGTAGGCACTCGCGTCGGGGGCGGTGCGGGCGAACCCGCGGGGTCGCGGATCAAGTTACTCGATACCAACGTGATCATTGACGGCCGCATCGCGGACATCTGCCGCACCGGATTCGTCGAGGGACCCATCTACATCCCGGGCTTCGTTCTCGAGGAGCTTCACCTGATCGCGGACAGCGCCGACAGCCTGAAGCGCAATCGCGGACGGCGCGGGCTGGATATCCTGAACCACATGCAGGACGAGCTGAAGATGCTGGTTCAGGTGTACGACCGCTACGAGATACCGTTGAGCGCCAACGAAGGCGTTGACATGAAGCTGGTCAAGCTTGCCAAGGATCTGGACGCGGCCATCGTCACCAACGATTTCAACCTCAACAAGGTGGCCCAGCTCCAAGGCATCGCCGTGCTCAACGTGAATGAACTCGCGAACGCGGTGAAGCCGGTGGTGCTGCCGGGCGAGGAAATGTCAGTCACGGTGGTCAAAGAGGGCAAGGAAGTCAACCAGGGCGTGGCGTACCTCGATGACGGCACGATGGTGGTCGTGGAGGACGGCAAGCGTCACATCGGCGAGACGCTGCCGGTGGTTGTGACGAGCGTCCTTCAGACCGTCGCAGGGAAGATGATCTTCGGCAACCTGAGGGCCGACGCCACGGCCGAGGAGGGACGATCTGGGAGGAACAGCCGGGCTGATAGTGGCGGCAGGTTCCGGAGAAAGACTCGGTCTGCGCAGGACTAA
- a CDS encoding glycerate kinase: MNIIIAPDSFKGSLTAVSVADAIEQGIRAVAPAAELVRVPLADGGEGTAQALVDATGGRIVQQRALGPLREPVDAFFGILGDDTTGVVEMAMASGLALVPPDRRDPRVTTTYGTGQLIAAAMDAGCKKIIVAVGGSATNDGGAGMAQALGVSLTDDNGAQLGPGGAELARLARIDVSHIDARIATTEFYIATDVSNPLCGPEGASAVYGPQKGATPDMVRELDTALAHYARIVARDVRKDVAERPAAGAAGGLGAGLMAFLEAQPRMGIAVVLEAVDFESYLEAADLVITGEGKIDAQTAYGKTLTGVGRLARRHGVPVVALAGAVEEEADALAEIGIDAAISIVPAPMSEADAMQRAGLLVQDAAERIMRLILTGREVGEGRWKLPTTGRQGEE; the protein is encoded by the coding sequence GTGAACATCATCATCGCGCCTGACTCCTTCAAGGGAAGCCTGACGGCGGTGAGCGTCGCCGACGCCATCGAGCAAGGCATCCGCGCCGTGGCTCCGGCTGCGGAACTGGTGCGCGTGCCGCTGGCGGACGGCGGCGAGGGCACGGCTCAGGCGCTGGTGGACGCGACCGGGGGCAGGATCGTTCAGCAGCGCGCTCTCGGGCCGTTGCGCGAGCCGGTGGACGCGTTCTTCGGCATCCTCGGCGATGATACGACGGGCGTTGTCGAGATGGCCATGGCTTCGGGCCTGGCGCTGGTGCCGCCCGATCGCCGTGACCCTCGCGTCACCACGACCTACGGCACGGGGCAGCTCATCGCGGCGGCAATGGACGCCGGCTGCAAGAAGATCATCGTCGCCGTCGGCGGCAGCGCGACCAATGACGGCGGTGCCGGAATGGCGCAGGCGCTCGGCGTGAGTCTGACGGACGACAACGGCGCGCAGCTCGGCCCGGGCGGCGCAGAGCTGGCGCGGCTCGCCAGGATAGACGTTTCTCATATTGACGCGCGAATCGCGACCACCGAGTTCTACATCGCGACGGACGTGAGCAATCCATTGTGCGGGCCGGAGGGGGCGTCGGCCGTTTACGGCCCGCAAAAGGGCGCAACACCGGACATGGTGCGCGAGCTGGATACGGCGCTGGCGCACTACGCCCGGATAGTCGCCCGCGACGTGAGGAAAGACGTTGCGGAACGTCCGGCGGCGGGCGCCGCGGGCGGTCTAGGCGCCGGCCTCATGGCGTTCCTCGAGGCACAGCCGCGGATGGGCATCGCAGTCGTGCTCGAGGCGGTCGATTTTGAGAGTTACTTGGAGGCGGCGGATCTGGTCATCACGGGGGAGGGCAAGATAGACGCGCAGACGGCCTACGGCAAGACGCTGACCGGTGTGGGTCGGCTCGCGCGGCGCCACGGCGTGCCGGTGGTTGCGTTGGCCGGGGCGGTGGAGGAGGAGGCGGACGCCCTGGCTGAGATCGGGATTGACGCGGCGATCAGCATCGTGCCCGCTCCAATGAGTGAAGCCGACGCCATGCAGCGCGCCGGGCTCCTCGTGCAAGACGCCGCTGAGAGAATCATGAGGCTTATCCTCACCGGGCGGGAGGTGGGAGAAGGCCGGTGGAAGCTGCCAACGACTGGACGCCAGGGGGAGGAATAG
- the radA gene encoding DNA repair protein RadA yields the protein MTKAATIYVCQQCGAEHLRWMGRCRDCGEWNGLVEQKMEAPPARGAPTPSAPAVSIADVPAADAPRRPTGIGELDRVLGGGVVDGSLVLIGGEPGIGKSTLVLQGAQAFAERHGRVLYVSGEESLLQMRMRAQRIGAMNSGLMVAAEIEMEHILGDIESLSPALVIVDSVQTLHDGELTSAPGSVSQVRHCAGLLMRCGKTSATPIFLVGHVTKEGAIAGPRVLEHMVDTVLYLEGDRHLDYRLLRAVKNRFGSTNELGVLQMRESGLAEVANPSAVFLSERRAEAPGSAVIACMEGTRPLLVELQALVSAAPPFGAPRRSSTGLDHNRLSLVLAVLEKRARLGISTQDVFVNIPGGVRVDEPAADLGMAIAIASNLKDRPVRADTVFFGEVGLSGEIRTVNRSEDRMREAARLGFRRCVAPAGGGPRGVDDIELVPVGELGEAFEAGLAAARDSGAEGR from the coding sequence ATGACGAAGGCCGCGACCATCTACGTTTGCCAGCAGTGCGGCGCCGAGCACCTGCGCTGGATGGGCCGGTGCCGCGACTGCGGCGAGTGGAACGGGTTGGTGGAGCAGAAGATGGAGGCGCCCCCCGCGCGCGGGGCGCCGACGCCGTCCGCGCCGGCGGTGTCAATCGCGGACGTGCCTGCTGCCGATGCGCCTCGGCGGCCGACGGGCATCGGCGAGCTGGACCGCGTTCTCGGCGGGGGGGTGGTGGACGGTTCGCTCGTGCTCATCGGCGGGGAGCCGGGGATCGGGAAGTCCACCCTGGTGCTCCAGGGCGCCCAGGCGTTCGCGGAGCGCCACGGTCGAGTACTCTACGTCTCGGGCGAGGAATCGCTGCTGCAGATGCGGATGCGGGCGCAGCGCATCGGGGCCATGAACTCGGGGCTCATGGTCGCCGCCGAGATCGAGATGGAGCACATCCTGGGCGACATCGAGTCCCTCTCGCCCGCGCTGGTGATCGTGGACTCGGTTCAGACACTGCACGACGGGGAGCTGACCAGCGCGCCGGGCAGTGTGAGCCAGGTCCGCCATTGCGCCGGGCTTCTGATGCGCTGCGGGAAGACGAGCGCGACGCCGATCTTCCTCGTCGGGCACGTGACCAAGGAGGGGGCGATCGCCGGCCCGCGCGTCTTGGAGCACATGGTTGACACGGTGCTCTACCTCGAGGGCGACAGGCACCTCGACTACCGTCTGCTGCGCGCGGTGAAAAATCGGTTCGGCTCGACCAACGAGCTTGGCGTGCTCCAGATGCGCGAGAGCGGGCTGGCCGAGGTCGCCAATCCGTCGGCGGTGTTCCTCAGCGAGCGCCGGGCGGAAGCGCCGGGGTCGGCGGTGATCGCGTGCATGGAGGGCACCCGGCCGCTGCTCGTCGAGCTGCAGGCGCTGGTATCGGCGGCGCCTCCGTTCGGGGCGCCGCGGCGGAGTTCGACCGGGCTCGACCACAATCGCCTGTCTCTGGTACTTGCGGTGCTCGAGAAACGTGCCCGATTAGGGATCTCAACGCAAGATGTGTTCGTCAATATACCAGGGGGAGTGCGGGTTGATGAGCCGGCCGCCGATCTGGGCATGGCAATTGCGATAGCCTCGAACCTGAAGGACCGGCCGGTGCGCGCCGACACGGTGTTCTTCGGCGAGGTCGGGCTATCGGGTGAGATCCGCACCGTCAACCGGTCTGAGGATCGGATGCGAGAGGCCGCGCGGTTGGGATTCCGCCGCTGCGTAGCGCCAGCAGGCGGCGGCCCGCGCGGCGTTGACGACATAGAGCTGGTGCCGGTCGGCGAACTCGGCGAGGCGTTTGAGGCCGGGCTCGCCGCGGCACGTGATTCTGGCGCGGAAGGGAGGTGA
- a CDS encoding 2-C-methyl-D-erythritol 4-phosphate cytidylyltransferase, protein MGGTAGLIVAAGSGERLGLRRTKALIPLRGRPLLTYCLDAFRASDVEEIILVAPADDVEAFRRLIAGGPGDKTEKVVGGGDTRQESVWAGLRELSASMDYVLIHDAARPLVPPRLIESCAAAARAHGAAIAAMPVSDTLKRATGELIADTVDRSGLWAAQTPQAFRVAVITEAYERARSEGTVATDDASLVEAMGRSVKLVMGSPRNIKITYPRDLALAEALMRSENGSADIRCGVGYDVHRLVDGRRLVLGGVEFPGPRGLDGHSDADVLTHAICDALLGAAGLGDIGRHFPDTDARYADADSVELLRQAADMARRAGFRVVNVDAVVVAEEPRIAGDVERMRQRLADALAVAQERVSIKGKTAEGLGSIGAREGIASHAVCTVTRDITAGDNPANEVGKSCE, encoded by the coding sequence CTGGGAGGAACAGCCGGGCTGATAGTGGCGGCAGGTTCCGGAGAAAGACTCGGTCTGCGCAGGACTAAGGCTCTCATTCCGCTCCGCGGCAGGCCGCTGCTGACGTACTGCCTCGATGCGTTCCGGGCGTCGGACGTCGAGGAGATAATCCTGGTGGCGCCGGCCGACGACGTCGAGGCGTTCCGCAGGCTCATCGCCGGCGGGCCGGGCGACAAGACGGAGAAGGTCGTCGGCGGCGGCGACACGCGCCAGGAGTCGGTCTGGGCCGGGCTGCGCGAGCTATCGGCGAGCATGGACTATGTGCTGATACATGACGCAGCCCGGCCTCTCGTGCCCCCGCGACTCATCGAGTCGTGCGCCGCGGCGGCGCGCGCCCACGGCGCGGCGATCGCCGCTATGCCCGTGAGCGACACGCTCAAGCGTGCCACCGGGGAGCTTATCGCCGATACCGTGGATCGAAGCGGCCTGTGGGCGGCGCAGACGCCCCAGGCCTTTCGCGTGGCGGTCATCACCGAGGCGTACGAGCGCGCGCGGAGCGAGGGCACGGTGGCGACCGATGACGCGTCGCTGGTCGAGGCGATGGGGCGGTCGGTGAAGCTGGTCATGGGCTCGCCGCGCAACATCAAGATCACCTACCCGCGCGACCTGGCGCTCGCGGAGGCCCTCATGCGCAGCGAGAACGGCTCGGCGGACATCCGGTGCGGCGTCGGCTACGACGTTCATCGCCTGGTGGACGGCAGGCGGCTGGTCCTCGGCGGCGTGGAGTTCCCCGGGCCGCGCGGACTGGACGGGCACTCCGACGCCGACGTGCTGACCCACGCGATCTGCGACGCCCTGCTCGGGGCGGCAGGCCTCGGCGATATCGGGCGGCACTTCCCCGACACGGACGCGCGCTACGCAGATGCTGACAGCGTCGAACTGCTGCGCCAGGCGGCGGATATGGCGAGGCGCGCGGGCTTCCGTGTCGTCAATGTGGACGCGGTGGTCGTGGCCGAAGAGCCGCGCATCGCGGGCGATGTCGAGCGCATGAGACAACGGCTCGCCGATGCGCTGGCCGTCGCGCAGGAACGAGTGAGCATAAAGGGCAAGACCGCGGAGGGCTTGGGGAGCATCGGCGCGCGCGAGGGGATCGCGAGCCACGCGGTGTGCACCGTCACGCGAGACATCACAGCAGGAGACAACCCAGCGAACGAGGTAGGTAAGTCATGCGAATAA
- the raiA gene encoding ribosome-associated translation inhibitor RaiA: protein MRITFTGKQIEVTDALKRYAERKLGKFEKQSRRATSAHVVQSTERNWHNVEITLNADGGAFRGQGRSDNMYGSIDIAVAKLETQIKHRKGKIIDRAHGRTPDARAPEVEPEPAAEPEADDEPRAHEIRRKRVALTPMSVDEAIDEMELLAHQFLMFANADTGQVNVVYRRDEGDYGLIEPDF from the coding sequence ATGCGAATAACGTTCACCGGCAAGCAAATCGAAGTAACCGACGCACTGAAGCGCTACGCGGAGCGCAAGCTGGGCAAGTTCGAGAAGCAGTCGCGCCGAGCGACGTCGGCCCACGTCGTCCAGAGCACGGAGCGCAACTGGCACAACGTTGAGATCACGCTCAACGCCGACGGCGGCGCGTTCCGTGGCCAGGGCCGTTCTGACAACATGTACGGCTCGATAGACATCGCCGTCGCCAAGCTGGAAACGCAGATCAAGCATCGCAAGGGGAAGATCATAGACCGCGCCCACGGCCGGACGCCCGACGCTCGCGCGCCCGAGGTCGAGCCCGAGCCGGCGGCGGAGCCGGAGGCCGATGACGAGCCGCGCGCACACGAGATTCGCAGGAAGCGCGTGGCGTTGACCCCCATGTCGGTGGATGAGGCGATAGATGAGATGGAACTGCTGGCGCACCAGTTCCTCATGTTCGCGAACGCGGACACCGGGCAGGTGAACGTCGTGTATCGGCGAGATGAAGGGGACTACGGGCTGATCGAGCCGGACTTCTGA